A region from the Sphingobium sp. Cam5-1 genome encodes:
- a CDS encoding ArdC family protein encodes MAKETNRIDIYQAVTDDILAMLEAGTKPWVKPWSGGPTIPLRHNGVAYRGINVLSLWASAMRQGFASPYWLTFKQALELGGNVRKGSKGTTVVYANKLVVKDSETDDERAIPFLKRYTVFNADQVEGLDGKYPAPAPIITNPETRDVELEVMFSRIDATVRIGGSQAYYHTRDDYIQMPAFEAFHSADDYYATLAHEAVHYAAFRIMPHDRAERRISADQRCSGSA; translated from the coding sequence ATGGCTAAGGAAACGAACCGGATCGACATTTATCAGGCCGTCACCGACGACATTCTTGCGATGCTCGAAGCGGGCACCAAGCCTTGGGTGAAGCCGTGGAGCGGTGGGCCGACCATTCCGCTCCGGCACAATGGGGTCGCCTATCGTGGGATCAACGTCCTCAGCCTTTGGGCCAGCGCCATGCGTCAGGGCTTCGCCTCCCCCTATTGGCTGACCTTCAAACAGGCATTGGAGCTTGGCGGCAATGTCCGGAAGGGCAGCAAGGGGACCACCGTTGTCTATGCTAACAAGCTTGTCGTGAAGGACTCCGAGACGGACGACGAGCGCGCCATTCCGTTTCTGAAACGATACACGGTTTTCAATGCCGATCAGGTCGAGGGACTGGACGGCAAATATCCCGCGCCCGCCCCGATCATTACCAATCCCGAAACCCGCGACGTTGAGCTTGAAGTGATGTTCTCTCGCATCGACGCAACCGTTCGCATCGGCGGATCGCAAGCCTATTACCACACCCGCGACGACTATATCCAAATGCCTGCTTTTGAAGCGTTCCATTCCGCCGACGACTACTATGCCACGCTTGCGCACGAGGCCGTGCATTATGCCGCGTTTAGGATTATGCCGCATGACCGTGCCGAACGCCGGATTTCCGCGGATCAGCGATGCAGCGGGTCGGCATAA
- a CDS encoding beta strand repeat-containing protein: protein MDPLTFQFILNKYLYGSDQMPSSPDQRLRPAALDGVAVEQYVDTASYMNTVGRFAHLADADIVSSFFSGGLDQQKHLGTTDSNGVTRLPLTALYTGGEPPESARFVVYQYTAGITESDFAYRAFIWGSTSFVLSGQTTFVWGADGSLSIENGSVRPHDTDFDFQTGSTPIQQAVQIINDTILAPVIDPYDIGEKVLLKFGADTKAQWDASHVGDVYTQADFQNFVKPDYVFANVAAAIAGTVGALSAYSVAVAALAQQLINSEAIQYTYNGKDIIYGSSEGDSLNYDSHVGLLTGVPPYTHGAFFVGGDGSDSITGGIQDDILSGGSGNDTADYSSNLSSQTISINFDGTSSAPILTVQDGLGGTDTLHSIENIKGTVGADKIIYKGSIPSGYNLTIDANGGQAGVADIIDAKDSSDLAGMTVKIDQTSGRGYISSRSGAGGKINLLNFNTDIIGSEYSDLISDESEHDHLVDGKGGDDNITVGGLDATVDGGAGNDVIHLKSQSATIKFGAGGGSDVVEFDAGDGDYTLALQNLNQDDIEIIAGGHSIYGTGNDGLFLQFITVRISQTGDQITFLENGKNIGPSGSTYDTSGNSRKLGSITFADGTVLTQAALSDQLAQAALGINSLPIMLDTWGYKKDFPFSANYLSARHYADEYRDYVNATYLQAAPIGTPPPPPDQNLSGTPDDENFNPGKGNDFVDGGGGNDSVQESQGNDTYVWNLGDGDDTIVGSDASDGFDTLQLGAGISPADLRFAIANDGAGLTLSFANQTGSISLGDGLVGEGYGVDRILFADGTAMMRTDWLAAASSVIAAAQVTVNGTASADFLRPPRGNFIVNGAGGDDTITVSGSGAGTFRFSSADGHDEINDWGFGYNRNDTLELTNVNADGVSLSRSGDALLVTVNSTGASVNVTKQFEQDDGNTHGISTIKFADGTIWTRTQIRDLVSAAMGNTSPVAQAATATAIEDAALVRGTLVATDADAGDVLKFKLDDVVDGLVLAANGQWSFDPTAASYNYLEAGQSLVINADYHVTDTAGATSSSTLTITIAGTEDMADEPAVPPIYGTTGNDTLIGGIGDDSLYGGDGDDSIDGAAGADLMAGGSGSDFYYADNAGDIIVEVADEGWDGVSSTISFVLPDNVEGLYLGGDAALDGTGNDLDNEIYGNDYANALSGMGGADYIVGGWGDDRLIGGAGNDLLAGEDGSADVAVYAGLQSSFSIATIDGTVTITDNDPTVDGDEGSDSLYGIEVVEFQGGVQAGISSPIVLDLNGNGVSLVDNRRTKVAFDWDGDGIKNQTGWIGKDDGFLFIDRDGNGTVTNGGELSFTSDKDGAKSDLDGLRAFDSNGDGIFSSADDHFAQFKVWRDRNGNGRVDKKEIMSLQKAGVASIDLAGTAVNRNWEWGENLTVNTGSFTRTNGTTGSFSDVALSYDTGNPQNASINKAASQLSEAIAGFFGDRGTSDFASHESWMENRADFVAGSKWFGR from the coding sequence ATGGATCCATTAACATTCCAGTTCATCCTCAATAAGTACTTATATGGCAGTGATCAAATGCCGTCCTCGCCGGATCAGCGGCTTCGTCCCGCTGCTCTCGATGGAGTAGCTGTCGAGCAGTACGTCGATACAGCATCTTACATGAATACGGTGGGGCGCTTTGCGCATCTAGCAGATGCCGATATTGTATCCAGTTTTTTCAGCGGCGGACTGGATCAGCAAAAGCACCTTGGCACGACAGATAGCAATGGTGTTACTAGGCTGCCGTTGACTGCCCTGTATACAGGTGGGGAACCGCCAGAATCTGCTAGGTTTGTTGTTTACCAATATACTGCCGGCATAACTGAATCTGATTTTGCTTATAGAGCCTTCATATGGGGGTCTACATCTTTTGTTCTCAGTGGGCAAACCACATTTGTTTGGGGTGCAGATGGATCCCTGTCTATTGAGAACGGGTCAGTGAGGCCACACGATACCGATTTTGATTTTCAAACTGGCAGCACACCTATACAACAAGCCGTTCAAATCATCAATGATACTATTCTCGCTCCAGTAATCGATCCTTATGATATTGGCGAGAAAGTGCTTCTGAAATTTGGTGCCGATACTAAGGCTCAATGGGACGCTTCTCATGTGGGCGACGTGTACACGCAAGCCGATTTCCAAAATTTCGTTAAGCCCGATTATGTCTTTGCGAATGTTGCGGCTGCAATTGCTGGAACGGTGGGAGCACTATCTGCTTATAGCGTAGCAGTTGCCGCCTTGGCCCAGCAGCTCATCAACAGCGAAGCAATACAATACACCTACAACGGGAAAGATATCATATATGGATCTTCCGAAGGTGATTCCCTCAACTATGATAGTCACGTTGGGCTGCTGACCGGCGTTCCTCCCTACACTCATGGGGCCTTCTTTGTCGGAGGGGACGGATCTGACAGCATAACAGGGGGCATACAGGACGATATCCTGTCGGGTGGCTCTGGCAATGATACGGCAGACTATTCCTCAAATCTTAGCTCCCAAACCATAAGTATCAATTTTGATGGTACATCATCTGCGCCAATTTTAACTGTACAAGATGGATTAGGGGGCACGGATACCTTACATTCCATTGAAAATATCAAGGGTACGGTTGGCGCGGATAAGATCATCTATAAGGGTTCCATTCCATCTGGCTACAATCTTACCATTGATGCGAATGGCGGTCAGGCAGGCGTAGCCGATATTATTGATGCCAAGGATTCCAGTGACCTTGCAGGCATGACCGTGAAAATCGATCAGACCTCCGGCAGAGGTTATATCAGTAGCCGGAGCGGCGCTGGTGGAAAGATCAACCTCCTGAACTTCAACACCGACATTATCGGTTCAGAGTATAGCGATCTCATCTCCGACGAAAGCGAACACGACCATCTGGTCGATGGCAAGGGTGGCGATGACAATATCACCGTAGGTGGCCTCGACGCGACCGTGGACGGCGGTGCTGGCAACGATGTGATCCATCTCAAATCGCAATCCGCCACGATCAAGTTCGGCGCTGGCGGCGGCAGCGATGTCGTCGAGTTCGACGCGGGCGACGGCGATTACACCCTGGCGCTCCAGAACCTCAACCAGGACGATATCGAGATCATCGCGGGCGGGCATAGCATATACGGTACGGGGAACGATGGCCTATTTCTTCAGTTCATCACCGTCCGGATAAGCCAGACTGGTGATCAGATCACATTTCTGGAAAACGGTAAAAATATTGGTCCTAGCGGGAGTACCTACGACACATCGGGCAATTCCAGAAAGCTTGGTTCAATCACGTTTGCTGACGGCACGGTGCTAACGCAGGCGGCCCTGTCAGATCAACTGGCGCAAGCCGCACTCGGTATAAACTCGCTCCCAATCATGCTCGACACCTGGGGATACAAGAAGGATTTTCCTTTTAGTGCCAATTATCTTTCAGCGCGACATTATGCGGATGAGTATCGCGACTATGTCAACGCCACTTATCTGCAGGCGGCTCCGATTGGAACTCCACCTCCCCCGCCAGACCAAAATCTTTCCGGCACCCCAGACGACGAGAATTTCAACCCCGGCAAGGGAAATGATTTTGTCGATGGCGGCGGCGGCAACGACAGTGTCCAGGAAAGCCAAGGCAACGATACCTATGTCTGGAATCTCGGGGACGGTGACGACACAATCGTCGGCTCTGATGCGTCCGACGGCTTCGACACCCTGCAACTGGGTGCCGGTATATCGCCAGCGGATCTGCGATTCGCTATTGCTAACGACGGCGCAGGGCTGACCCTTTCCTTCGCGAACCAGACCGGATCGATTTCGCTGGGTGATGGACTTGTAGGAGAAGGCTACGGCGTCGATCGCATCCTGTTCGCCGATGGCACTGCAATGATGCGGACCGATTGGCTAGCCGCCGCCAGTTCAGTGATCGCCGCTGCGCAAGTGACCGTCAATGGCACGGCATCGGCTGACTTTCTTCGACCTCCGCGCGGTAATTTCATCGTCAATGGCGCAGGTGGCGATGACACTATCACAGTCAGCGGCAGCGGCGCGGGTACATTCCGCTTTTCGAGCGCCGATGGTCATGATGAGATCAATGATTGGGGATTCGGCTACAACCGCAACGACACCCTCGAACTCACAAATGTGAATGCGGATGGTGTGTCTCTCAGCCGATCGGGCGACGCTTTGCTTGTGACCGTCAACTCGACCGGGGCATCGGTGAATGTCACCAAGCAGTTCGAGCAGGATGACGGCAACACGCACGGGATCAGCACGATCAAATTCGCTGACGGCACGATTTGGACACGAACCCAAATTCGCGATCTTGTTTCTGCTGCAATGGGGAATACATCCCCTGTCGCCCAAGCCGCAACAGCTACTGCCATTGAGGACGCTGCGCTCGTGCGCGGAACATTGGTGGCGACCGATGCTGATGCGGGCGATGTTCTGAAGTTCAAGCTCGATGATGTGGTGGACGGATTGGTCCTGGCGGCAAACGGCCAGTGGAGCTTCGATCCCACTGCCGCAAGCTATAATTATCTGGAAGCCGGACAGAGCCTTGTCATCAATGCTGACTATCATGTCACGGACACGGCGGGCGCCACCTCGTCCTCGACTCTCACGATTACCATTGCGGGCACGGAGGATATGGCTGATGAGCCCGCTGTGCCGCCGATATATGGCACCACCGGGAACGACACCCTTATCGGAGGCATTGGAGACGATAGTCTTTATGGTGGCGATGGCGATGACAGTATCGACGGCGCCGCCGGCGCGGACCTGATGGCCGGAGGCAGCGGTAGCGATTTCTATTACGCCGATAATGCCGGAGATATCATCGTCGAGGTAGCCGATGAGGGTTGGGATGGTGTCTCCTCCACCATAAGTTTCGTTCTGCCCGACAATGTCGAAGGGTTGTATTTGGGCGGCGATGCTGCCTTGGACGGCACAGGCAACGATCTCGACAATGAAATATATGGCAACGACTACGCTAACGCCCTCTCCGGGATGGGCGGTGCGGATTATATCGTCGGGGGCTGGGGCGATGACCGATTGATCGGAGGCGCCGGCAACGATTTGCTCGCCGGTGAGGATGGGAGCGCCGATGTCGCGGTCTATGCTGGCCTCCAGTCCAGTTTTTCGATTGCTACCATCGATGGCACCGTGACCATCACCGACAACGATCCCACCGTTGATGGAGATGAAGGTTCGGACTCCCTCTATGGCATCGAGGTCGTGGAGTTTCAGGGTGGCGTGCAAGCGGGAATTTCCTCGCCTATCGTGTTGGACCTCAACGGCAATGGCGTCAGTCTCGTCGATAATCGCAGGACGAAGGTGGCGTTCGACTGGGATGGCGACGGCATCAAGAATCAGACGGGTTGGATCGGGAAGGATGATGGCTTCCTGTTTATCGACAGGGACGGCAACGGGACCGTTACCAATGGCGGCGAGTTGAGCTTCACCAGCGACAAGGATGGCGCGAAATCCGACCTCGATGGCCTGCGTGCGTTCGACAGCAATGGGGATGGCATCTTCTCCTCAGCCGACGACCATTTCGCGCAGTTCAAGGTCTGGCGGGATCGGAATGGCAACGGCCGGGTCGACAAGAAGGAGATCATGTCGCTCCAGAAGGCGGGTGTCGCCTCGATCGATCTTGCTGGCACGGCGGTCAATCGGAATTGGGAATGGGGTGAAAATCTCACCGTCAACACCGGCTCCTTTACCCGGACCAACGGAACTACCGGATCGTTCAGCGATGTGGCCTTAAGCTACGACACCGGGAACCCGCAGAATGCATCCATTAACAAGGCGGCATCGCAACTCAGCGAAGCCATCGCCGGCTTCTTCGGCGACCGAGGAACCAGTGACTTCGCCAGCCATGAGAGCTGGATGGAAAACCGGGCTGATTTCGTGGCAGGTTCGAAATGGTTCGGTCGATAG
- a CDS encoding ParB/RepB/Spo0J family partition protein: MTIQTIQLNKLALSDLNVRKVKPKEIEALAADIQARGVLQNLIGYDEDGKIRICAGGRRYRALKLLQKAKAIPGTFEVPVEIRSKDEALEISLAENAQREDMHPADAIAAYRAIIDSGKDVDDVAASFGVSPAYVRRVLKLAALHPTILKAFQKDEIGMGAAQAFALTDDQDRQLEVFKRTGDNAHQIRAMLTQEKVADTDKHFRIVGEEAYCAAGGTFTTDLFGERRYCDDAGLVMDLVQDRLDAIAKAAREDGWRDAEGQLYRPDSYWMRGHLEPAGERDPTEEETAQLVEIEAAIAKRESEVDEDDHDYDDELRALTRKQDAIVSACRVFTAEQKAEHSLIVFIGHDGIEQVAFTRTAKGTAADGPKPPRPDYSQKVMDQLGGIRTMAVREALASDPELALDVLLTGLLGQVRGNAYSWQQAAEITAEKNRFHVDDAVMGHSTIADIDEIARADLDRLAETPTLDDMRQMDSEAKLRLLAYCVASQITSLSFHSDRDRQLAQIVGAAQINMADKWEPNQVFYDQLSKATLLKLLAEGCGNDAVENCQTMKRSDLAVTVNERLAGRRILPPALRPSALPDAADSESQAA, translated from the coding sequence ATGACCATCCAGACCATCCAACTGAACAAGCTGGCGCTTTCCGACCTCAACGTGCGGAAGGTGAAGCCCAAGGAAATCGAAGCCCTCGCCGCCGACATTCAGGCGCGGGGCGTGCTGCAAAACCTGATCGGCTATGATGAAGACGGCAAAATCAGGATTTGCGCCGGAGGGCGGCGCTACCGGGCCTTGAAGCTGTTGCAGAAGGCAAAGGCCATCCCCGGCACTTTCGAGGTTCCCGTTGAAATCCGCAGCAAGGACGAGGCGCTGGAAATCTCGCTTGCCGAGAACGCGCAGCGCGAGGACATGCACCCCGCCGATGCCATCGCAGCCTATCGGGCGATCATCGACAGCGGCAAGGACGTTGACGATGTTGCAGCATCGTTCGGCGTCTCCCCGGCCTATGTCCGCCGCGTGTTGAAGCTGGCGGCGCTGCACCCGACCATTCTCAAAGCCTTCCAGAAAGACGAAATCGGCATGGGCGCGGCGCAGGCTTTCGCGCTGACCGACGATCAGGACCGCCAGCTTGAGGTTTTCAAGCGCACCGGCGACAACGCCCACCAAATCCGCGCCATGCTCACCCAGGAGAAGGTTGCCGATACCGACAAGCATTTTCGCATTGTAGGCGAGGAAGCCTATTGCGCCGCAGGCGGCACCTTCACCACCGATCTTTTCGGAGAACGTCGCTATTGCGATGATGCGGGCCTTGTCATGGACCTTGTGCAAGATCGGCTCGACGCCATCGCCAAGGCGGCGCGCGAAGATGGCTGGCGCGATGCAGAAGGGCAGCTCTACCGGCCTGATTCCTACTGGATGCGCGGCCATCTGGAACCCGCTGGCGAGCGCGATCCGACCGAGGAAGAAACCGCGCAGCTGGTCGAGATCGAGGCGGCAATCGCCAAGCGGGAAAGCGAGGTGGACGAGGACGATCACGACTATGACGACGAGTTGCGCGCCCTGACCCGCAAACAGGACGCTATCGTATCGGCTTGCCGCGTTTTCACCGCCGAGCAGAAGGCCGAGCACTCGCTTATCGTCTTCATCGGCCATGACGGTATCGAACAGGTCGCGTTCACCCGCACCGCCAAGGGCACCGCCGCCGATGGCCCCAAGCCTCCTCGCCCCGACTACTCGCAGAAAGTCATGGATCAGCTGGGCGGCATCCGCACGATGGCGGTTCGGGAAGCCCTTGCCAGCGACCCGGAGCTGGCGCTGGACGTGCTCTTAACGGGCCTCTTGGGGCAGGTTCGCGGCAACGCTTATTCGTGGCAACAAGCCGCCGAAATCACCGCCGAGAAGAACCGCTTCCATGTTGACGATGCGGTCATGGGCCATTCCACGATTGCCGACATTGACGAGATCGCAAGGGCCGATCTTGACCGCTTGGCCGAAACACCCACGCTGGACGACATGCGCCAGATGGACAGCGAAGCGAAATTGCGGCTGCTGGCCTACTGCGTTGCCTCGCAGATCACGAGCCTTTCGTTCCACAGCGACCGCGACCGCCAGCTGGCGCAGATCGTCGGAGCCGCGCAGATCAACATGGCCGACAAGTGGGAACCTAATCAGGTATTCTATGACCAGCTTAGCAAGGCCACGCTCTTGAAGCTGCTGGCCGAAGGTTGCGGCAACGACGCTGTAGAGAATTGCCAGACCATGAAGCGCTCTGACCTTGCCGTGACGGTCAACGAGCGCCTTGCGGGGCGGCGCATCCTGCCCCCCGCCCTTCGACCCTCTGCCTTGCCCGATGCCGCCGATAGCGAAAGCCAAGCGGCATGA
- a CDS encoding HlyD family type I secretion periplasmic adaptor subunit, whose amino-acid sequence MNSIAQHWDVVRAALADERRRAKNLTRVDYVTFLPAALEIVEQPVSPTARASTWLLLIGLALTILWLTFGKVDVVASAPGRLIPADNVKLVQPVEAGIVRAIHVRNGQYVRKGQVLVELDPTVSAAETVQAEAALQTALFDVARARAVLSALDGKGLDFIAPQGTAPQLVATQRSLAAAELTAIEASASGRSADLQAARAARSEALVQAAKLTETIPLLDQQLDAYEGLLTKGYAAKLKVIEMRRQRFATIRDREAALATARKAEAQSSSASSTMAQSKAEARTRILTDLAKAEADARLRQEELTKSRQRSSLQRLIAPVDGTITQLSIHTIGGVVEAAKPIMVVVPKGGSLIAEVKILNKDVGFVKEGQPVAIKLEAFPFTRYGTIPGHVESIGSDAIEDEKLGFVYPARIILKPNTKGAIGNFKLDAGLSATADIRTGRRSILTYLISPINETIRDSARER is encoded by the coding sequence ATGAATAGCATCGCGCAACATTGGGATGTGGTTCGCGCTGCCCTTGCCGATGAAAGGCGAAGAGCGAAAAACCTGACCAGGGTCGATTACGTCACCTTCCTGCCCGCAGCGTTGGAAATCGTCGAGCAGCCTGTGTCGCCCACTGCCCGAGCGAGCACATGGCTTTTGCTCATCGGCCTTGCTCTGACGATCCTGTGGCTGACCTTCGGCAAGGTCGATGTCGTGGCTTCGGCGCCGGGCCGCCTGATCCCGGCGGACAATGTGAAGCTGGTTCAGCCGGTCGAGGCAGGGATCGTCCGCGCCATCCATGTCCGCAATGGGCAGTATGTGCGCAAGGGGCAGGTGCTGGTCGAACTCGACCCGACCGTATCGGCGGCCGAGACCGTTCAGGCGGAAGCGGCATTGCAAACGGCCCTTTTCGACGTCGCGCGCGCCAGGGCGGTGCTTTCAGCCCTGGATGGCAAAGGCCTCGACTTCATCGCCCCGCAGGGAACCGCGCCGCAGCTTGTCGCGACCCAGCGATCTCTGGCGGCAGCGGAACTCACTGCAATCGAGGCGTCCGCTTCGGGTCGGTCCGCGGACCTTCAGGCGGCAAGGGCGGCGCGCTCCGAAGCATTGGTGCAGGCGGCCAAGCTGACCGAGACCATCCCACTCCTCGACCAGCAGCTCGATGCCTATGAAGGACTGCTTACCAAGGGCTATGCCGCCAAGCTCAAGGTCATCGAGATGCGGCGGCAACGCTTCGCGACCATCCGGGATCGTGAGGCGGCGCTGGCAACCGCGCGCAAGGCCGAGGCGCAATCCTCTAGTGCCTCCAGCACTATGGCCCAGAGCAAGGCCGAAGCGCGCACACGCATCCTCACCGACCTTGCTAAAGCGGAGGCAGATGCACGGCTGCGCCAGGAGGAATTGACCAAGAGCAGGCAGCGCAGCAGTTTGCAGCGCCTCATCGCGCCTGTGGACGGGACGATTACGCAGCTTTCCATTCACACTATCGGTGGCGTCGTTGAAGCGGCCAAGCCGATCATGGTGGTGGTGCCGAAAGGTGGCTCGCTGATCGCCGAGGTCAAGATTCTCAACAAGGATGTTGGCTTTGTGAAGGAAGGCCAGCCGGTGGCCATCAAGCTCGAAGCGTTCCCATTCACTCGATACGGCACCATCCCCGGCCATGTGGAAAGCATCGGGTCGGATGCCATCGAAGATGAAAAGCTTGGTTTCGTCTATCCTGCACGCATAATACTCAAACCTAATACCAAGGGCGCGATTGGCAATTTCAAATTGGATGCGGGTTTATCTGCGACCGCAGATATACGAACAGGCAGACGCTCCATTCTGACTTATCTTATTAGTCCAATAAATGAAACTATTCGCGATTCGGCGAGGGAAAGATGA
- a CDS encoding thermonuclease family protein yields the protein MPILSVFAFGALFNQMQARNSEPVSIHVENPRIIDGDTLETLDKKRVRLSGIDAPDEDGKGNVPKIAAQLYLEELVKQNGGMDCTSDFQDEKLTIEPICNTRRTSWGGSNLSCRFRSNGASVSATMVRHGYAVDYRQHSGLAYARFMKDAADERRGLWGVDYEAMRNLAIERGQLPNKCK from the coding sequence TTGCCCATTCTCTCTGTTTTCGCGTTCGGCGCGCTGTTCAATCAGATGCAGGCGAGGAATAGCGAGCCGGTTTCAATCCATGTCGAGAACCCGCGCATTATCGACGGCGATACGCTCGAAACGCTCGATAAAAAGCGGGTGCGGTTGTCGGGAATTGATGCGCCGGATGAGGACGGCAAGGGCAATGTGCCCAAGATCGCAGCGCAGCTCTATTTGGAAGAGCTGGTGAAGCAAAATGGCGGCATGGATTGCACGAGCGATTTTCAGGACGAAAAGTTGACGATCGAGCCGATATGCAACACGCGGCGGACGAGCTGGGGCGGGTCTAACCTGTCGTGCCGGTTTCGGTCGAATGGGGCATCTGTTTCGGCAACGATGGTACGCCATGGATATGCCGTTGATTACAGGCAACATTCAGGGCTGGCCTATGCCCGTTTCATGAAAGACGCTGCCGATGAGCGACGAGGCCTTTGGGGTGTCGATTACGAGGCGATGAGGAATCTGGCGATCGAGAGGGGCCAGCTGCCGAACAAGTGCAAATGA
- a CDS encoding DUF7146 domain-containing protein yields MQMDVEARARQIVADMGGHWRGSYGMVCCPAHNDRNPSLQVTPGKKAVLFKCWAGCSQEAVWSALNSRKINRHTSGETVDRAPEPSRRKLALQLWDSAAPIAGTAAERYLRSRAIDPTGLKLRFAPRCIVGPPDAREEHPALLVPFEADEGIIAVQRILLDPATGEKRYHAALREAKLTLGLVRHAAMRIGGQPTGDVLRLAEGFEEAVSVTQLSDGKFKVWGAGGIRRYGLIAIPERIRKIVIYSQHGQEAAQAIEDARDHLTANDRELKIILPPAPAPMDWNDILQERARC; encoded by the coding sequence ATGCAGATGGACGTCGAAGCACGCGCACGTCAGATCGTAGCGGATATGGGCGGCCACTGGCGCGGCTCATATGGCATGGTTTGCTGTCCAGCCCACAACGACCGCAATCCGTCGCTCCAAGTCACCCCCGGCAAGAAGGCCGTCCTATTCAAATGTTGGGCCGGTTGCAGTCAGGAAGCCGTCTGGTCCGCGCTCAACAGCCGCAAAATCAATCGCCACACGAGCGGTGAAACGGTCGATCGCGCGCCCGAACCCTCGCGCCGGAAGCTCGCCCTCCAACTATGGGATTCCGCCGCGCCGATCGCAGGCACCGCGGCTGAACGCTATCTGCGTTCGCGCGCAATCGACCCGACCGGCCTCAAGCTCCGCTTCGCTCCGCGCTGCATCGTTGGTCCGCCCGACGCCCGCGAAGAGCATCCTGCCCTTCTCGTGCCGTTCGAGGCCGACGAAGGCATAATCGCCGTGCAGCGGATCTTGCTCGATCCAGCAACCGGCGAGAAACGCTACCATGCGGCGCTGCGCGAGGCGAAATTGACGCTCGGCCTGGTCCGACACGCCGCCATGCGGATCGGCGGCCAGCCAACCGGCGATGTTCTGCGCCTCGCGGAAGGCTTCGAGGAAGCCGTTTCCGTCACCCAGCTTAGTGACGGGAAATTCAAGGTGTGGGGCGCTGGCGGCATTCGCCGCTATGGCCTGATCGCGATCCCCGAACGCATCCGCAAAATCGTCATCTACTCGCAACACGGCCAGGAAGCCGCACAGGCCATAGAGGACGCGCGCGACCACCTCACTGCCAACGACCGCGAACTGAAAATCATCCTCCCGCCAGCCCCGGCGCCGATGGACTGGAACGACATTCTTCAGGAGAGAGCCAGGTGCTGA
- a CDS encoding glycosyltransferase, with translation MQFADFRAELDDGRLSIVQAPIFLHRSPSIGKISSLAEILAQIGFADPQLLGPVVRAWERLIGKVQPSVILSDAAPSLNIAASGRLPVIVIGNGWTVPPDRAELPPLLATGDASQIKLASAHILDAVERVAKRNIVHFPALLRGVANYICTLKMLDPYNFCRDEALHWSPEIEPPSKDAVPSRDMVLIYLPMKHPAIQPLIKVAHAVPMQQYAYFGGARYPETGNLQVSPTPIDFRAEVPGCRLIVHHGGLGTALQALVQGVPQIICPADLEKSLIATAISASGAGAVLTFPISSQNVATAIQRALACPSQPPSLSELVTRSPQETLTSLLSTSNGLR, from the coding sequence ATGCAATTCGCCGACTTCCGCGCGGAATTGGACGATGGGCGGCTTTCCATCGTCCAGGCTCCGATTTTCCTGCATCGTAGCCCCAGCATCGGCAAAATTTCATCCCTTGCCGAAATCTTGGCCCAGATCGGCTTTGCCGATCCCCAATTGCTGGGACCGGTGGTGAGAGCCTGGGAACGCTTGATCGGCAAGGTGCAGCCTTCGGTCATTCTGTCGGATGCAGCGCCCAGTCTGAACATTGCGGCGAGTGGCAGGTTGCCGGTCATCGTGATCGGCAACGGTTGGACCGTGCCACCTGATAGGGCGGAACTGCCGCCCCTTCTAGCCACTGGCGATGCAAGTCAAATCAAACTGGCCAGTGCGCACATCCTGGACGCCGTTGAACGCGTGGCGAAGCGCAATATCGTGCATTTCCCCGCCTTGCTGCGAGGCGTGGCAAACTATATCTGCACGCTCAAAATGCTCGATCCTTACAATTTTTGCAGAGATGAAGCTCTTCACTGGTCACCGGAAATAGAGCCGCCTTCCAAAGATGCTGTCCCTTCCAGGGATATGGTTTTGATCTATTTGCCCATGAAGCATCCAGCCATACAGCCGCTGATAAAGGTGGCCCATGCGGTCCCGATGCAACAATATGCCTATTTTGGCGGTGCGCGTTATCCTGAGACGGGCAATTTACAGGTGAGCCCAACGCCGATCGATTTCCGTGCTGAAGTGCCTGGATGCCGATTGATCGTTCATCATGGGGGATTGGGTACGGCATTACAGGCCCTGGTTCAGGGCGTTCCCCAAATCATCTGCCCTGCTGATCTTGAAAAATCCCTTATAGCAACCGCCATATCGGCGTCTGGGGCAGGTGCGGTTTTAACATTCCCGATCAGTTCACAAAATGTTGCAACTGCAATTCAACGGGCATTGGCATGCCCCTCTCAACCGCCAAGCCTATCCGAATTGGTAACCCGATCTCCACAAGAAACGCTGACTTCGCTTCTGTCGACATCCAATGGCCTCCGTTGA